The region GGTCGCACACcgaggcatatttggctcgatctaaaccagggttcggcaacccaaaatgtttaaatagccgtattggaccaaaaatacaaaaaaatagagtCGCATAAAATGAAAAGccgaataaaagtgttataatgaaggcaacacatgatgtaagtgtctatattagcttactatcaaaattactacgTGTGTCGCAGGCTTAAGCAAAtcctcgttgacagaaatgttaaaatgtttgttgtggtctggaacaacattgcacacaaacaactatctgaaatgcagccaatattacatacagataatgtgtcatgagacatgcaaaactaaattatatacaaagaagataaaagtaaaggatattaaatgagctcaaatatacctacaaacgaggcatagtgatgcaatatatacatatagctagcctaaatagcaccttagcattgattagcttgcagtcatgcactgaccaaatatgcctgattagcactccaacaagtcaataacatcaacaaagatcacctttgtgcattcccacacagtataaaacttttggtgaacaaaatgagacaaagaaggaatggaagattatacatgtaaacaaacggtggcgtcacagtccacactacggtgagttcaaaaaccgccaaaatgagttggacaaaacgatgttcaccaaatactgtcatcagtgaagcatacacacacacatattaaacagtgggctttctaacaattgggaaggtgtgtgtcatgtttgtcctcaatcaaaaaacatactaaaacaaaaaaaatattattcctccatctttttacattttcaatccttttttaaaaatgttccagggagccactaaggcggcactaaagagccgcgagtTGCTGACCACCGATCTAAACGTTCATAGAGCAAAAAGAACGCAAATTAAGAGACATTCGTCAATCGAGGTGTTttgttttcctatattcaaacacagtgttactgttcaaacggtgtTTATGTAATGTTGCATTGGCCGACCatattaaatccatccatccatgttctactgcggaggctggagcttatcccagctgcacttgggcagaaggcagagcacaccctggacaaatatacatgttaaatgaaaccactgccttgttttaatgaatacttaggcctactttgctactgtattttaatgttggtcattatggtgctaCTCATTTTTTTCCTGCGGTGGCACTCGGTGGAAAAACATTGGGAACCACTGTAATAAAATGCTGTcagagagatgatctttgactagctttgttGCAGAAGGTTCTTTAAAATGAGCAGTTACAGCACTCCCGTAACTCTGactaaataaatagaccaaatacAAATGTCTActgctggttctcaggaatatgtaaaaaaaataataataatagtgaaagGAGAAGTCCGGACCCTGGTCCTGAGctgtctggaaatgtggccccccaaAACACTTTGGTTGAATAGCCTTGCATTATGGTGTCGCAGACCCTGTTGAAGACCTGTGCTGTACTTGagtagtgtaaaggtgactatgtaagtgttattttttgtcTAGATGGCTTTCATAACGTTAAAAACATCTTTAGACTGTCATATAGTGTTTTAAatgctttagacttagacttagacaaactgtattgatccacatagaaaattgttccacacagtagctcagtttctaaggatggaaagggtaaggatggaaaggataatgcaggtattcaGTAGACTaacaatgtaccatagtagcaatgtaAAACATaacatatttgtaatatttacatattttatatacagtgtataatatatactgatatattatattagtatattatattatatttttatatcatatatacaatatatcatcatcatcaaactttattgcagactccaacatgcacatacaatcacatacagtacataaaacaaacaaaatacagtataaaaggcattatcacataatattaaaaacagtaCTTGTGTATGATTagtaaaaggcatctaataaataaataaaagcagcaataaaaaaataataataataataataataatacaaagtcCATGTTAGTCAATTTTTACAGTAATCCCTTTTTTTTCTCATCACTTTTAATTGGTTCCGGGCGTCTTCGTGGTAAATTATTTTCCGCACAGTAGGAAATAAtagttatatatattatattttattaatttattttgtatttttttgctgcagctgttacatatactgtaatattgtacatgataaTTGGGATTTGTTGTATAGTGTAGTACTGTTACGTACCAATCGTGTATTTGGAAACACTAGTATCCGtgccttttatagaatgtgtagacacatttttaaagttttaaagtatatatatatatatatatactttaaaaatgtgtctacacattctataaatatatatatatatatatatttatatatatatatatatatatatatatatatatatatatatatatatatatatatatatatatgtgtatatatatatatatatatatatatatatatatatatatatatatgtgtatatatatatatatatatatatatatatatatataatttatagaatgtgtagacacatttttaaagttttaaagtatataaatatatatatatatatatatatatatatacatatatatatatatatatatatatatatatatatatatatatatatatatatatatatatatatatatatatatatactttaaaaatgtgactacacattctataaatatatatatatatatatatatatatatatatatactttaaaaatgtgactacacattctataaatatatatatatatatatatatatgtatatacatatatatatatatatatatatatatatatatatatatatatatatatatatatatatatatatatatgcgatgaggtggcgacttgtccagggtgtaccccgccttccgcccgattgtagctgagataggctccagcgccccccgcgaccccaaagggaataagcggtagaaaatggatggatggatggatatatatatatatatatatatatatatatatatatatatatatatatttatagaatgtgtagacacatttttaaagtatatatatatatatatatatatatatatatatatatatatatatatatataaatatatatttatagaatgtgtagacacttttttaaagtatatatatatatatatatatatatatatatatatatatatatatatatatatatgtatatatatatatatatatttatagaatgtgtagacacatttttaaagttttaaagtatataaatatatatatatatatatatatatatatatatatatatatatatatatatatatatatatatatatatatatgtatgtgtgggaaaaacatcacaagactacttcatctctacaggcctgtttcatgaggggttccctcaatcatcaggagattttctcctgatgattgagggaacccctcaaaggcacatgtatatatacacatttttaaagtatatatacatatatatacttaaaaaatatatatatatatatatttttttttttaagtatatatatatatatatatatatatatatatatatatatactttaaaaaaaaatatatatatatacatttttttaaagtatatatgtatatatataatttaaaaatgtgtctacacattctataaaaggcacatatatatatatattttttatatgtatatatatatatatatatatatatatatatatatatatatatatatatatatatatatatatatatatgccttttatagaatgtgtagacacatttttaaagtgtatatatatatatatatatatatatatatatatatatatgccttttATAGAATTtgtagacacatttttaaagtgtatatatatatatatatatatatatatatatatatatatatatatatatatatactttaaaaatgtgtctacacattctataaaaggcacggataccagtgtttccatatatacgattggtacctaacagaactacactatataacaaatcccaattatcatgtacaatattacagtatatgtaacagctgcagcaaaaacataaaaaaaataaaaataaaaataaatataccatatGTAATTTTTATTTCCTACTGTGCGGAAAATAATTTACCACGAAGACGCCCGGAACCAATTAAAAGTGATGgcaaaaaaaaagggattactgTAACAAAGGAACCAACATGGACTTTGTATTATTCATTTTCTTGGCCTGAATCTGTATCATGAGCAACTTTATGATAGACGGTGGATAATTATGTCTTATCAATAATATCATGTATTATTTCAACATGACACAATTAGTAAGAAAAGGATGAAGTCCACAGCAAAAGGttcaaatgttaaaaataaaaaaaagcaaacaccAGGGGGCGACATTGCTCTCTGCACTAGTCTCTcatccagagagagagagagagagagagagggagggattATACTAGTCACTTGCATTCAGCCACATGATGTTCATAGGAAGATGAAAACGCTTCAAATATCATTTCTGTGCTTTTTTTCCCCGGCTCACAATCGCGCATCACTCGCCGTTTAATTCCCTCCTCAGTGCACACCTCCATTACGTTTGGATTTATAGATGTATGCAAATGATTTTCAATTACTCGCCTTTTCATCACTTTGCCACCACGTCTCATAATTACACATAAAAGCGTGACCACAACTATTTATGTCTCCCTGCACCGCTCATATGCATATGCAATATGCATATGATACTTTCACAAATAGAGGATGCATGCTTTATTTGACAAACATAatcagcacatatacatattgttCATCAGTCAAAAACTTTACTTGCTTGTAATATTTCCATATACTACATTCTAGGAGGGACTGATACTGACTATATTCATGTCGAATAGATACCAAGTACATGCGCGACATAAATCGccgatattgatatttttttaacttgatcattgaACAATTTTGTGATTGTTTTCATTTTATGTGTTGacgattattataattattgtaatAATACATTGTCTTTATTATTTATAATCATTATCATTACATAATGATAATGATTATAAATAATGaacccctaagggaataagcggaggaaaatggatggatggatggattataataatgattataaATAATAAAGACAATCATTAGGCAACACAGTCAGAATTGTAAACATGGGTAAACCGTACACTTCTTCACTTTTAATACttataataatatagtaatactagtaaagttattcattacattatattgtaaaaaaaaacagtaataatgcaatgataataattacatttttacatGATATTGTAAAAatagggtaacactttagtatggggaacacatattcaccattaattagttgcttattaacacgcaaattagtaacatattcactcttatttagtcattattaagtacttattaatgccttcttTTGCATagacttattatacaaccagttagccattaactaagagtcttccctcaataacctcagaattattgcttattagtaacccaaacctttatatgttcccctagtgtccaaataactttaaattaagttgttgttactttaataagaaactaattaatggtgaacatgttccccatactaaagtgttaccaaaaatagaTATAATAATATTTGTGCGAAAATAAGGACCCAAAATCGAAAAACGTCACTTCATAAACAACACAATACAAGCATAGACAACAACATCACCCATGTGAACGAGAATATGAACAGAAGGGAAGTGCACAATATCGACGTTATCACGCAAGTATCGATTTGATGCCGACATCACGCTGGGTGTCGACGACGGGATCCACCCCACCTGCCCCTAACTCCATCGTGACTCAGTTATTGATGTCACAATATTGGAGGAATTGTCCTCAAATGTCACGTAAATGCGTGTAagcgttgaaaaaaatgttttaatagatAGTATGATataatgatgattattattatgattattactacttttgtgtgtgtgtagaagtaGAGGACGAAAGAAGATTTaacagttgttgttgttgatattgatatttatgtatgtatatatatatatatatatatatatatatatatatatatatatatatatatatatatatatatatatatatatatatatatatatatatatatatatcttttttctattttataaacttttatttataatatgcaacattaacaatcaagaaataataatgctcaaaacaagaacaaaaacagtacaaaacagcgccagggtattataaactcaataaagtaactacaaTAGAAcacaatatatatccatccatccatccattttctaccgcttattccctttggggtcgcggggggcgctggagcctatctcagctacaatcgggcgtatatatacatacatatatatatatatatatgtgtatgtgtacgtgtatgtgtatgtatgtgtgtgtgtgtgtgtgtgtgtgtgtgtgtgtgtgtgtgtgtgtgtgtgtgtgtgtgtgtgtgtgtgtgtgtgtgtgtgtaacaaaagCCATAGGTTCACACAACTtcggtaaataatttaaatttggaacacagcttcatagttttcacagctttttggttgttaaagggtagagagtgttttaaagtacagttctaattatttttcttctgagaaacttacatttatgaatataaaacttagccaatagtctatctgtgttggccctgtgatgaggttgcgacttgtccagggtgtaccccgccttccgcccaaatgcagctgagatagcctcctgcatccctcgcgaccccgaaaggggcaagcggtagacatggatggatggatggatggatggataatgaggttgcaaatgtaaaattcatttttatttattttttccctacAGTGttaatccaaatagcacatctatAAAACAAAGCGTTGATATTTAATATTTAGTCTCCAGTGCGCGCTGCTTTTTGCGTCATTTTGCGTTACGCGGAGTGCTGGCGCGTCATTGGCTGGCGGGAAAGAAGCTGTGCGCAAAACCAAGCGCGCCGCTCGCCAGTCGCTCGACAGAAGCCGAGCTGTGAACATCATCTTCTTCATCCTCATCACCACAGCTGCTTGTTTCACTCAAACAGgatcttttgtcatttttgtggaggggggaaacaaaaaaaaacacttttttttctcgATGCTTCCATCCTGAATAGATTTGATGGAAACATATCAGATGGATGCGCGTCAAAGGACTTTGGAAATGCGCACTTCTTGTAGAAAAtaaggaatatttttttttttttttgcactttaaaAATGATTGTGTTGCTTTTCTTGCTCTCCGTGCCGGGGGGTGCGCTCTGCCAGCTTCGCTACTCGGTAGCGGAGGAGCAGGACCCCGGGACTGTGGTGGGGAATATCGCGGACGACTTGGGTCTGGACATCACCAAACTTTCCGCGCGGCGCTTCCAGACGGTGCCCAGCTCGCGGACCCCCCACCTGGACGTCAACCTGGAGAACGGCGCGCTTTTGGTGAAGGAGAAAATAGACCGGGAGGACATTTGCAAGCAGACGACTCCGTGCCTTTTGCACCTGGAAGTCTTCCTGGAGAACCCGCTGGAGCTTTTCCGCGTCGAGATCGAAGTGATGGATATCAACGACAACCCTCCCGCCTTCCCGGAGGCGGACATTTCCGTGGAGATATCGGAGAGCGCCATCCCCGGGACGCGCTTCCCGGTAGAGAACGCCTTCGACCCGGACGTGGGCGCCAACGCGCTCGGCACGTACGCCATCACCAACAACAACAATTTCTACCTGGACGTGCAGACGCAAAGCGACGGGAACAAGTTCGCCGAACTGGTGCTGGAGAAGCCGCTGGACCGGGAGCAGCAGGCCGTGCACCGCTACGTCCTCACCGCGGTGGACGGCGGCGACCCGCAGCGCACCGGCACCGCGCTTTTGGTCGTCAAAGTTCTGGACTCCAACGACAACGCGCCCACTTTCGACCAGTCCGTGTACGCGGTGGACTTGCTGGAAAACTCCCCGCTGGGCACGGAAGTCATCCAACTTAACGCCACCGACGTGGACGAGGGAGAAAACGGAGAGATTGTTTATTCCTTCAGCAGCCACAACGCGCCGAGGATTAAAGACTTGTTCAGCATCGACGCCCGAACCGGCAGAATCGAAGTGGCGGGCGAGGTGGACTACGAGGAGTCCGGTACGCACCAGATTTACGTACAAGCGAAGGACTTGGGCGCCAACGCGGTCCCGGCGCATTGCAAAGTGCTCGTTAAACTCCTGGACGTGAACGACAACACGCCGGAAATCAGCTTCAGCACCGTGACCGAGTCCGTCAACGAGCAGGACGCCCCCGCCGTCATCGCGCTTTTCAGCGTCTCGGACCGGGACTCCGGTGAGAACGGCTTAATGAGCTGCGAGATCTTAGGAGACGTCCCCTTCAAGCTGAAGTCCTCCTACAAGAACTACTACACCATCATGACGGACGGTCCGCTAGACCGGGAGACCACCGAGTCGTACACCATCACGGTGGTGGCCAAGGACAAAGGCCAGCCGTCTCTCGCCAGCAGTAAGTCCATAAAAGTGCACGTATCTGATGAAAACGACAACGCGCCGCGTTTTACTCAGGCTGTTTACGACGTGTACGTGACCGAGAATAACGTGCCGGGCGCCTTCATCCACGCCGTGAGCGCTTTGGACCCGGATGTGGGACAGAACGCGCTCATCACCTACTCCATATTGGAGTGTGACATCCAGGGCATGTCCGTGGACACCTACGTGTCCATCAACCAGGACACGGGTTATTTGTACGCGCTGCGCTCCTTTGATTACGAGCTGCTCAAAGAGTTCAGCTTCACGGTGCAGGCCAAGGACTCGGGCACCCCGGAACTCTTCTCCAACGCCACCGCCAACGTGATCATCGTGGACCAGAACGACAACGCCCCCGCCGTCATCGCGCCGGTGGGCAGGAACGGCACCGCCAGGGAGCACCTGCCCCGGTCCGCCGAGCCCGGGTACCTGGTGACCCGCGTGGTGGCCATGGACTCGGACGACGGCGAGAACGCGCGGCTGTCCTACAGCATCCTGCGGGGCAATGAGATGGGGATGTTTCGCATGGACTGGAGGACTGGGGAACTGAGGACCGCACGCCGGGTCTCCCCCAAGCGGGACCTTCAGGGTCACTACGACATTCTGATCGAGGTGCGGGATCACGGCCAGCCGCCTTTGTCGTCGTCCGCCAGCGTTAGCGTGATTTTAGTGGACAGCGTGGTGGAAGGGCGGAGCAACGACCGCGGCGCCGCCTCCAAGGCCAAGGAGACCTCTCTTGACCTGACCCTCATCCTCATCATCGCTTTAGGGTCCGTGTCCTTCATCTTCTTGCTGGCCATGATCGTGCTGGCGGTGCGTTGCCAGAAGGACAAGAAGTTGAACCTTCACACCTGCTTGCTCGACTGCTGCTCGTGTTGCGGCTCCTGCTGCGGCCGACAAGCTCGCAGCCGCAAGCAGAAGAAGCTGAGCAAGTCCGACATCATGTTGGTCCAGAGCGCCAACGTGACCTCGGGGGCGGGGGGCCCGGTGGGGCAGGTCCCAGTGGAGGAGTCCGGGGTGGGCGGCGTGGGGGGCGGGTTTGGCTCCCACCACCACCAGAACCAGAACTCGTACTGCTACCAAGTGTGTCTGACGCCAGAGTCGGCCAAAACCGACCTGATGTTCCTGAAACCCTGCAGTCCCTCACGCGGCGCCGACGTCGACCACGCCAATCCCTGCGGCACCCTGGTCGGCAGTTACAGCGACCAGCAACCTGACATCATTTCGAACGGCAGCATTCTGTCAAATGAGGTAAGAATGAATCATCTTTGAGTTGTTATTGGCTAATATGGATCCTGTGGCCTTTAGACAATGTGATGATTGGATATCAATTGTTGGACGTCACCACAAATGTTGAATTTAGGGTTCATAGTTTAATGTTGCATTCATGTGCCATAAGGGGAGACAGCGTGTATGCGTTTGTGTTTTATAAAAAGAGCCCATCTGAAGTGAAATTATGGGAGCAATAATCACCACCACCACAAGTCACTATTATTCATAGAAATTACACTACAGACAAACCTAATACATTCAAGTTTTTGCATAAAAATAAACAATCTAACTGAAAATATCGATATGGCAATACACCattcctacagtgaagcatgggggGGGTAAcagcatcatgatgtggggatgtttttcactgtcaggatagagggaaacatGAATGCAgccatgtacagagacatcctggatgaaaacaaacacttctcatccaacctgatgaagcttgagaggtgttgcaaagaggaatgggtgaaactgcccaaagactgaaaaggacttgaggctgtaattgctacctcaagtgcatcaacaaagtattgagggaATGTTGTGAACACTTACtcacgtgattttttttttaattgtttcattttaaataactgcaaaataaaaataaaaacattttcacattgtcaatacggggtattgtctgtagaattttgaggatacaACTGAATTTACTCCATtatagaataaggctgtaacaaaaacaaaatgtataaaaagtgAAGATGCACTTTCTATACTACTTATATTTTTAATCTGCATGTAAAATGTACCACTAAATTATgtagaatattgcaatattgtatCAAGTATTGTTAGTTTTGCATCGTGCAGTCCTtgccaatacccagcaatattattgcttttttcatgttACACACAAGTAATTGAAgaagaatgtgtgtgttttaacaAAATAGGTCATTAGAAGTGAAATTATGGAAAAAATAATCACTGAAGTCAACTATATCCTTAGACGTGACACGATAGACAAAATAATGTATTCAATAGTTTGCATAAAAATAACCAAAAACAATCTGCCTGAGTTAGGTTGGTTAAACAATATCCACTATACAGCAATACTTGTTATGTTGTTTATTACTGTTAATTGGTTTCAAGCCTGATTGTGGTGAATTAATTTCTGGGACATACGaatcatttattttaaatacaatatGTAATTGGCTAAAGCATACAACAAAAATCATTCTAAATGTGAATTTTAGCATTACGAGAGCCATCGAGACATTTACACTCCCTTAATGCAAGTAATACATAGTAATGCTGCACGAGGCTAAGCCAATCAGTAGccatgatactgaacagcacgctcTTAATGATTTGGTCTCATCTGGTGGCCAATACGACTGTAGTTTTGATATTTgtacttttgtttttgccattTGTATGCCTATAATGCTGAATTTGGGCCAATATTATGTATAATATGCTTTACAAATATGTGAAAGAGTGATATCTCTAAACTTCAAAGCTTAATGTGATGAGGGATGACTGAAATACACATTTTTTCttaaattgtatacatttttaaagttgttttgggCGCACTGTAACTGACGAACAGTTTATTTGAagcaaaaaaatatgaatatgagTATTTTTCaaatcgattaatcgttgcagccctaatgcaTTGAAATTATTCCGCCCTCTGCATCTGCACATGTGTATGAACCAAAGGAATATGGAAATGTGATTGTCGTTGCAATAAATAATGCTATATGTTTGTATTTTCTCAAGTCATCATATCAGTTTCCCACCAAAATAAAACATAACCTCATAAAGCATACCTTTAATAGTTTGTCGTGtgaaaacatgtaccgtatttttcggactataagtcgcagtttttttctcaggagcgacttatgtgtgaaattattaacacattaccgtaaaatatcaaataatattatttagctcattcacgtaagagactagacgtatacgatttcatgggatttagcaattaggagtgacagattgtttggtaaaggtatagcatgttctatatgttatagttatttgaatgactcttacaattaatatgttacgttaacataccaggcacgttctcagttggttatttatgcgtcatataacgtacacttattcagcctgttgttcactattctttatttattttaaattgcctttcaaatgtctattcttggagttgggttttatcaaatacatttccccaaaaaatgcgacttatactccagtgcgacttatatgtttttttccttctttattatgcattttcggcaggtgcggcttatactccggtgcgacttatactcagaaaaatacggtactgcatattgaatgacaaaataaaaaaatatatcaattcGCATTTCTTGGAGTCATACATGTGTCTAGATGCAAGGGGTGCATTAATTCCACAGGAAATCACGTCTCACCAGAAAATCAATACAGAGACATTAAAGATCTATATTATATGGTTAAAAAAGGGTATTGCGATAAATTGCCACTTCAAAAGTTTCCCCACCCAAAATATCGCAAAATATTTCATACCATAATACTCGTGACTCAAGCATCAGTATATGTAATGCATCCCAAAGTCCTTGCCAATATCGAGCACTATTACTGCTGCTTTCATGTGACATATCACAAGTAactgtgtgtgtttgagtgtgtttTATTAAAAGAGTCCATCTGAAGTGAAATTATGGGAGCAATAATCACCACAGTCAATTTTATTCATAGAAATGACGCGACAGACAAACCTAATTTATTCCAGCTTTTGCATAGAAATAACCAAGAACCAATCAAAGCATAAGTGAGTTAAGTCACATCGTAGATTCTCCTAATTACGTTCCTTTTTATCCTCCGAAGAAGGATTCCGATAAATACTTGAAGGCCAATTTATGCTGAGGCAGCAAATATTAAATGAGAAGAGGAGATAAATGAGTCAATGGCTTCGTTTtgttcaatgaggacattttttttgtggATTGTCAAAGTCTTGCCTTTGCTGCGCGTTAAGTATTCTGCACACGAGCCAGCATGGCAGCAGCAAGAACAAAGGTTGTTCAGTCCCAGCGTCAGCCGGCTCAATCATTTACGCATTCAATCGCCTCCTAAACCACTCTCTCTCTACTGCTCTCGTCTTGTCTCTCAACTCACTAAGTGGACACGTACGTGCAAGTGGATGCGGTCAATATCGCTACTTTTTAACACTGTCTGCTAGGGTTGTCACCATTTCCGATACTTATTCGATATCTATACCAAGATAAATATGCAAACCCGTTTACTTTTAAAttcaaaaatgtttcaaagtaTTTAGGGTGACTGTGCTTCAACATGTTTGCACATAATTTAAATTGCAGTATCAGTTGCCAAGAGGTaactaaatattaaaaaaagaactGCAGTGTTCTATAATATCccagtatatcaaaacaaacaatacggTGCTTATACATATGCTCATAAATAACAACAATAGTCAAGTATTTTACGGTCTAAAAAGAATAGCAGTGACGTGGAGCCTGCAATTATATAAAaccaacaatattgtttataatatTCTTCTAATATGGTTGTAGTGTGATGTCATCATGTCACGTTTAATTAAATATGCtaaaaaaaggctaaaacatatatttaaatacacattaggtcaggaaaaaacacagaggctatatcatccctacaagcctgaaacaggcttgtagggatatattttcctgacctaacgtatattccgctcttgagcactgtataacggataaaccacagaaacctcaactatatatttaaatacaaatatttgtgtttttatttggtattagtatcaacatttcagccttttcagccatttttcaaatgtctgctttttg is a window of Nerophis lumbriciformis linkage group LG25, RoL_Nlum_v2.1, whole genome shotgun sequence DNA encoding:
- the pcdh10a gene encoding protocadherin-10a isoform X3, whose translation is MIVLLFLLSVPGGALCQLRYSVAEEQDPGTVVGNIADDLGLDITKLSARRFQTVPSSRTPHLDVNLENGALLVKEKIDREDICKQTTPCLLHLEVFLENPLELFRVEIEVMDINDNPPAFPEADISVEISESAIPGTRFPVENAFDPDVGANALGTYAITNNNNFYLDVQTQSDGNKFAELVLEKPLDREQQAVHRYVLTAVDGGDPQRTGTALLVVKVLDSNDNAPTFDQSVYAVDLLENSPLGTEVIQLNATDVDEGENGEIVYSFSSHNAPRIKDLFSIDARTGRIEVAGEVDYEESGTHQIYVQAKDLGANAVPAHCKVLVKLLDVNDNTPEISFSTVTESVNEQDAPAVIALFSVSDRDSGENGLMSCEILGDVPFKLKSSYKNYYTIMTDGPLDRETTESYTITVVAKDKGQPSLASSKSIKVHVSDENDNAPRFTQAVYDVYVTENNVPGAFIHAVSALDPDVGQNALITYSILECDIQGMSVDTYVSINQDTGYLYALRSFDYELLKEFSFTVQAKDSGTPELFSNATANVIIVDQNDNAPAVIAPVGRNGTAREHLPRSAEPGYLVTRVVAMDSDDGENARLSYSILRGNEMGMFRMDWRTGELRTARRVSPKRDLQGHYDILIEVRDHGQPPLSSSASVSVILVDSVVEGRSNDRGAASKAKETSLDLTLILIIALGSVSFIFLLAMIVLAVRCQKDKKLNLHTCLLDCCSCCGSCCGRQARSRKQKKLSKSDIMLVQSANVTSGAGGPVGQVPVEESGVGGVGGGFGSHHHQNQNSYCYQVCLTPESAKTDLMFLKPCSPSRGADVDHANPCGTLVGSYSDQQPDIISNGSILSNENKHQRSELSYLVDRPRRVNSSAFQEADIVSSKDSGHGDSEQGDSDHDATNRGLTAGADLFSNCTEECKALGHSDRCWMPSFVPSDGRQGPDYRSNLHVPGMDATLPDTEPARGFASSFHVDLSETA